In the genome of Monodelphis domestica isolate mMonDom1 chromosome 2, mMonDom1.pri, whole genome shotgun sequence, one region contains:
- the MRPL45 gene encoding 39S ribosomal protein L45, mitochondrial isoform X1, translating into MAAPLLPGVFSLSRVLGPCSRQSLEAFFCPVRVTQHITLIPMRTKKRFIPPIYEPKYKTEKEFQDRARAAGIVIPKERLESPIHLACTAGIFDAYVPPEGDARLTSLSKAGLQQKTEKLKQGVASQLAIRKVREYDADFRTKTFPEKAQQIFVEAHQCLNTSDHDRLHALVTERCFPEMVWDIQLKTVHWNFVESLEPPRVVHVRCPNMVSEGNIYGQVTVRMHTRQTLAIYDRFGRLMYGQEDVPKDVLEYVVFERHLTNPYGAWRMHGKIVPAWAPAKDPIPKTVMIPGPKLQPWEEYEEVNVEVQKSQPVQWHK; encoded by the exons ATGGCGGCACCCTTGCTGCCGGGGGTATTCTCCCTGTCCCGGGTTCTGGGCCCCTGTTCTCGCCAG AGTTTAGAAGCTTTTTTCTGCCCAGTCCGTGTCACCCAGCACATCACTTTGATCCCAATGAGAACCAAGAAGCGCTTTATACCTCCTATTTATGAGCCTAAATACAAAACTGAGAAGGAGTTTCAGGACCGAGCCCGTGCTGCAGGGATTGTCATTCCCAAAGAACGTCTTGAGAGTCCCATTCATTTGGCCTGCACAG ctgggatttttgatGCCTATGTTCCTCCTGAGGGGGATGCCCGACTAACATCCCTCTCCAAGGCTGGCCTgcagcaaaagacagagaaactaAAGCAAGGAGTGGCCTCACAGTTGGC aattCGGAAAGTTAGAGAATATGATGCTGATTTCCGTACCAAGACCTTCCCAGAAAAAGCTCAGCAGATCTTTGTTGAAGCTCATCAATGCCTCAACAC ctcagaTCATGACCGACTTCATGCCCTGGTAACTGAGCGCTGTTTCCCG GAGATGGTGTGGGACATCCAACTTAAGACAGTACATTGGAACTTTGTGGAATCTCTGGAACCACCAAGAGTAGTTCATGTTCGTTGTCCAAATATGGTGAGCGAGGGCAACATATATGGCCAGGTCACCGTCCGCATGCACACTCGCCAG ACCCTGGCTATCTATGACCGGTTTGGGCGGTTGATGTATGGACAAGAAGATGTGCCCAAGGATGTGTTGGAGTATGTGGTATTTGAGAGACACTTAACAAACCCGTATGGGGCCTGGAGAATGCATGGAAAAATTGTCCCTGCTTGGGCCCCTGCTAAGGATCCCATCCCCAAG aCGGTGATGATTCCTGGTCCCAAGCTCCAACCATGGGAAGAATATGAAGAAGTTAATGTGGAAGTTCAAAAGTCTCAGCCTGTTCAATGGCACAAGTAG
- the MRPL45 gene encoding 39S ribosomal protein L45, mitochondrial isoform X2, which yields MRTKKRFIPPIYEPKYKTEKEFQDRARAAGIVIPKERLESPIHLACTAGIFDAYVPPEGDARLTSLSKAGLQQKTEKLKQGVASQLAIRKVREYDADFRTKTFPEKAQQIFVEAHQCLNTSDHDRLHALVTERCFPEMVWDIQLKTVHWNFVESLEPPRVVHVRCPNMVSEGNIYGQVTVRMHTRQTLAIYDRFGRLMYGQEDVPKDVLEYVVFERHLTNPYGAWRMHGKIVPAWAPAKDPIPKTVMIPGPKLQPWEEYEEVNVEVQKSQPVQWHK from the exons ATGAGAACCAAGAAGCGCTTTATACCTCCTATTTATGAGCCTAAATACAAAACTGAGAAGGAGTTTCAGGACCGAGCCCGTGCTGCAGGGATTGTCATTCCCAAAGAACGTCTTGAGAGTCCCATTCATTTGGCCTGCACAG ctgggatttttgatGCCTATGTTCCTCCTGAGGGGGATGCCCGACTAACATCCCTCTCCAAGGCTGGCCTgcagcaaaagacagagaaactaAAGCAAGGAGTGGCCTCACAGTTGGC aattCGGAAAGTTAGAGAATATGATGCTGATTTCCGTACCAAGACCTTCCCAGAAAAAGCTCAGCAGATCTTTGTTGAAGCTCATCAATGCCTCAACAC ctcagaTCATGACCGACTTCATGCCCTGGTAACTGAGCGCTGTTTCCCG GAGATGGTGTGGGACATCCAACTTAAGACAGTACATTGGAACTTTGTGGAATCTCTGGAACCACCAAGAGTAGTTCATGTTCGTTGTCCAAATATGGTGAGCGAGGGCAACATATATGGCCAGGTCACCGTCCGCATGCACACTCGCCAG ACCCTGGCTATCTATGACCGGTTTGGGCGGTTGATGTATGGACAAGAAGATGTGCCCAAGGATGTGTTGGAGTATGTGGTATTTGAGAGACACTTAACAAACCCGTATGGGGCCTGGAGAATGCATGGAAAAATTGTCCCTGCTTGGGCCCCTGCTAAGGATCCCATCCCCAAG aCGGTGATGATTCCTGGTCCCAAGCTCCAACCATGGGAAGAATATGAAGAAGTTAATGTGGAAGTTCAAAAGTCTCAGCCTGTTCAATGGCACAAGTAG